Proteins from a genomic interval of Pseudomonas silesiensis:
- a CDS encoding sialidase family protein — protein sequence MRIKLPSLPAVGAYLALTCLFAGAWFSHPAPVHSSFALMKPVMAVADQVAKPIYTSRFASSGLVDFVHSSAVTALPDGSLMAVWFAGTREGAADVQVRSARFDEKSGEWGAEQVLATRDSTQQGTRKYIRKLGNPVVALAPDNRLWLFYVSVSMGGWAGSAVNVMVSDDYGRQWSEPRQLITSPFLNISTLVRSAPVFHADGSIGLPVYHEFLGKFAEYLYLSADGNVIDKYRISHGNNSLQPTVVPLDGQRGVALLRYAGNTHHRVLASRTEDAGQTWSEPYPLDPSNPNSSLAAVATPEHGLLVALNDLQEGRFKLSLYGTDAEMDDWRSLRDLDKSPDPLGAPFSPEAYKEIIGQEFRGSSGALRQPLEAQFLSNLDTRVCKNQGCEFEYEYPYFIRSPDGMYHLVYSWNNTFIKHVTFNDAWLAERIH from the coding sequence ATGCGCATCAAACTTCCCAGTCTTCCCGCCGTCGGTGCCTACCTTGCCCTTACCTGCCTGTTTGCGGGCGCATGGTTCAGCCACCCCGCCCCTGTGCATTCTTCCTTTGCCCTGATGAAACCGGTCATGGCGGTGGCCGATCAAGTGGCCAAGCCCATCTATACCAGCCGGTTCGCCTCCTCCGGGCTGGTGGACTTCGTGCATTCCTCGGCGGTCACCGCCTTGCCTGATGGCAGCCTGATGGCGGTCTGGTTCGCCGGCACACGCGAAGGCGCCGCCGACGTGCAGGTACGCTCTGCCCGCTTCGACGAGAAATCCGGCGAGTGGGGTGCGGAGCAGGTACTGGCGACGCGGGATTCGACGCAACAAGGCACCCGCAAATACATTCGCAAGCTGGGCAACCCGGTGGTCGCACTCGCGCCGGACAATCGCCTCTGGCTGTTCTACGTCTCCGTGTCGATGGGCGGCTGGGCCGGCAGTGCGGTCAATGTGATGGTTTCGGACGACTATGGTCGCCAATGGTCGGAGCCGCGCCAATTGATCACCTCTCCCTTCCTGAACATCAGCACCCTGGTCCGCTCGGCGCCGGTGTTTCATGCCGATGGCTCGATCGGCCTGCCGGTCTACCACGAGTTTCTAGGCAAGTTCGCCGAGTACCTGTACCTGAGCGCGGACGGCAATGTGATCGATAAATACCGTATCAGCCACGGCAATAACTCCCTGCAACCCACGGTCGTTCCGCTGGATGGGCAGCGCGGTGTGGCTTTGCTGCGCTACGCCGGCAACACCCACCACCGGGTGCTGGCGTCCCGCACTGAAGATGCCGGGCAAACCTGGAGTGAACCCTACCCGCTGGACCCATCGAACCCGAACTCCTCGCTGGCGGCGGTCGCGACACCCGAACACGGGTTGCTGGTAGCGCTTAATGACCTGCAGGAGGGGCGCTTCAAACTGAGCCTCTACGGCACCGACGCAGAGATGGACGATTGGCGTTCGCTACGGGACCTGGACAAATCGCCCGATCCCTTGGGCGCGCCGTTTTCACCCGAGGCGTACAAGGAAATCATCGGCCAGGAATTTCGCGGTTCCAGTGGCGCTCTTCGCCAACCGCTGGAAGCACAGTTCCTGAGCAACCTCGATACCCGCGTGTGTAAAAACCAGGGTTGCGAATTCGAGTATGAATACCCCTACTTCATTCGCAGTCCCGACGGTATGTATCACCTGGTGTATTCCTGGAACAACACCTTCATCAAGCATGTGACCTTCAACGATGCCTGGCTGGCGGAGCGCATTCATTGA
- a CDS encoding LTA synthase family protein, which produces MGWLQSRRLHYWLGATAIAFVLFALLRVVFFFGFSGFDVNALSAEPAVPETLGIGFRFDLRLAILVMLPMALLAWIPRWNLTTSRLLRRIARVYLAAILSVMLLIYIIDFGHYAYLGVRINATVLRFIEDAQISRDMVWQTYPVIWISLGWLATVALVTLVLVRLERVTLDRPRKVIHPLAVTWGSALMVVLVLLGILGRVENMNLENPVPLRWSDAFFSGNNQVAALGLNPVIFLYDTVKVGQSRYDEAQVREHYPVMAKYLGVAQPDPQRLDFVRHQGPQPYKVPGNRPPNVMFVMLESLGTSAVGAYGNPLNPTPNIDRLATQSWFFEHFYVPVTGTAKTVWASISGVPDVTRQETATRNPLITKQHTLINAFTGYEKLYTIGGNSGWANMNALIRQSIEGVRLFEERDWKSPVVDVWGISDLDLFKETDQILQALPKDKPFFAYVQTAGNHRPFTIPKTNDGFEVKHPTLEEVQAAGSRSVEQYNAVRLLDFNIGRLMEIAKAGGWYDNTIFVLFGDHNTRIAQIPFLAPAYEQLGLESNAVPMIIHAPGLLGTRTVKEAVGLVDLLPTVAGMAGLEFRNSGMGRDIQQPAPEGERVVPLVLREGTFPLIAGVTQHYMVQMEHDGSSPTLHDLASKTPLDNVAEKNPEEFKRLVELTRGMHETSRLMLYQNVRE; this is translated from the coding sequence ATGGGCTGGCTGCAATCGAGACGTTTACATTACTGGCTGGGCGCAACAGCGATTGCATTCGTGCTGTTTGCACTGCTGCGGGTGGTGTTCTTCTTCGGCTTTTCCGGCTTTGACGTCAACGCGTTGAGCGCTGAACCGGCCGTGCCGGAAACCCTGGGCATCGGCTTTCGTTTCGACCTGCGCCTGGCCATCCTGGTGATGTTGCCGATGGCGTTGCTGGCCTGGATCCCGCGCTGGAACCTCACGACCAGCCGCCTGTTGCGGCGGATCGCACGGGTGTACCTGGCCGCGATCCTCAGCGTCATGCTGCTGATCTACATCATCGATTTCGGCCATTATGCGTACCTGGGCGTGCGAATCAACGCCACCGTGCTGCGCTTTATCGAAGATGCGCAGATCTCCCGGGACATGGTCTGGCAGACCTACCCGGTCATCTGGATTTCGCTGGGTTGGCTGGCGACGGTCGCCCTGGTGACCCTGGTCCTGGTGCGCCTGGAACGCGTGACCCTGGACCGCCCGCGCAAAGTCATCCACCCGCTCGCCGTCACCTGGGGCAGCGCGTTGATGGTGGTGCTGGTGTTGCTGGGTATCCTGGGCCGGGTCGAGAACATGAACCTGGAAAACCCGGTCCCGCTGCGCTGGAGCGATGCGTTCTTCTCGGGTAACAACCAGGTCGCCGCACTGGGCCTGAATCCGGTGATCTTCCTGTACGACACGGTCAAGGTCGGCCAGTCGCGCTACGACGAAGCGCAGGTGCGTGAACACTATCCCGTCATGGCCAAGTACCTGGGGGTCGCGCAACCTGACCCGCAACGCCTCGATTTCGTCCGTCACCAGGGGCCGCAACCTTACAAAGTACCGGGTAACCGGCCGCCGAACGTGATGTTCGTCATGCTCGAATCCCTGGGCACCAGCGCCGTCGGCGCCTATGGCAACCCGCTCAATCCGACCCCGAACATCGATCGCCTGGCCACGCAGAGCTGGTTCTTCGAACACTTCTATGTGCCGGTGACCGGGACCGCGAAAACCGTCTGGGCCAGCATCAGCGGGGTGCCTGACGTCACTCGCCAGGAAACCGCGACCCGTAATCCGCTGATCACCAAACAGCACACCCTGATCAACGCGTTCACCGGCTACGAGAAGCTCTACACCATTGGCGGCAACTCCGGCTGGGCCAATATGAATGCCTTGATCCGGCAGAGCATCGAGGGCGTTCGCCTGTTCGAAGAGCGTGACTGGAAGTCGCCGGTGGTGGACGTGTGGGGCATTTCCGACCTGGACCTGTTCAAGGAAACCGACCAGATCCTGCAGGCACTGCCCAAGGACAAACCGTTCTTCGCCTACGTGCAGACCGCCGGCAACCATCGCCCCTTCACGATTCCGAAGACCAACGACGGATTCGAGGTCAAGCACCCTACCCTGGAGGAAGTCCAGGCCGCCGGATCGCGCAGCGTCGAACAGTACAACGCCGTGCGCCTGCTGGACTTCAACATCGGTCGCCTGATGGAAATCGCCAAGGCCGGCGGCTGGTACGACAACACCATTTTCGTGCTGTTCGGCGACCACAACACCCGCATCGCCCAGATCCCGTTCCTGGCCCCGGCCTATGAGCAACTGGGCCTGGAAAGCAACGCAGTGCCGATGATCATCCACGCCCCGGGCCTGCTCGGAACGCGTACCGTCAAGGAAGCCGTGGGCCTGGTGGACTTGCTGCCGACAGTGGCAGGCATGGCCGGCCTCGAATTCCGCAACAGCGGCATGGGCCGTGACATCCAGCAACCCGCACCCGAAGGCGAACGTGTCGTGCCGCTGGTATTGCGCGAAGGCACCTTCCCGCTGATTGCCGGCGTCACCCAGCACTATATGGTGCAGATGGAACACGACGGCAGTTCGCCGACGCTTCATGACCTGGCGTCGAAGACGCCGCTGGACAACGTGGCTGAGAAAAACCCGGAGGAGTTCAAGCGTCTGGTGGAGTTGACTCGGGGGATGCATGAGACTTCGCGGTTGATGCTGTATCAGAATGTGCGTGAGTGA
- a CDS encoding epoxide hydrolase family protein, whose protein sequence is MKHLFAVVLAALSLFISPLASTAPTADADAIRPFRVAVSDKDLTDLRTRLLATRWPDKETVTDRSQGAQLAQLQELVRYWSTDYDWRKAEAQLNKLPQYMTTIDGVDIHFLWVRSPSPNALPMIMTHGWPGSVFEFIEVIDPLADPAAHGGNAADAFDLVVPSIPGYGFSGKPGAPGWDPDRIARVWAQLMERLGYTHYVAQGGDWGGPITSAMARQAPAGLRGIHLNLPATIPPEAGAALAAGGPAPAGFSEEERATFDAVATLIKQGNLAYSTMMAARPQMIGYGATDSPVFLAALMLVHPGFAKWTYGADPRQSPTRDQVLDDITLYWLTNSGASAARLYWENMGRSPLSSAAQKTTEIKLPVAVTVFPDDVYYPPESWARRAYGNLIYFNQAKQGGHFAAWEQPQLFIEELRTAFRSLR, encoded by the coding sequence ATGAAGCACCTTTTCGCGGTCGTCCTGGCGGCCCTTTCGCTTTTCATTTCGCCCCTCGCCAGCACAGCACCCACCGCCGACGCCGACGCGATCCGCCCCTTCCGGGTCGCCGTTTCGGATAAAGACCTCACCGACCTGCGCACCCGCCTCCTGGCGACCCGCTGGCCAGACAAGGAAACGGTTACCGATCGCTCCCAGGGCGCGCAGCTGGCGCAGTTGCAGGAGTTGGTTCGCTACTGGAGCACGGACTACGACTGGCGCAAGGCCGAGGCGCAGCTCAATAAGTTGCCGCAGTACATGACCACCATCGACGGGGTCGACATTCACTTCCTCTGGGTGCGCTCCCCCAGCCCGAACGCATTGCCCATGATCATGACCCACGGTTGGCCGGGCTCGGTGTTCGAGTTCATCGAGGTGATCGACCCACTCGCCGACCCGGCCGCGCATGGGGGCAACGCCGCCGATGCTTTTGATCTGGTGGTACCGTCCATTCCGGGCTACGGCTTCTCCGGCAAGCCGGGTGCCCCCGGCTGGGACCCGGACCGGATCGCGCGGGTCTGGGCGCAGTTGATGGAGCGCCTGGGATACACCCACTACGTGGCCCAGGGTGGCGACTGGGGTGGTCCCATCACCAGCGCGATGGCAAGGCAAGCACCGGCCGGCTTACGCGGCATTCACCTCAATCTGCCGGCGACGATTCCGCCGGAGGCCGGCGCGGCACTCGCTGCCGGTGGGCCGGCGCCGGCGGGGTTCTCCGAGGAGGAGCGTGCGACTTTCGACGCCGTCGCCACCCTGATCAAACAGGGCAACCTGGCCTACAGCACGATGATGGCGGCGCGGCCGCAGATGATCGGCTATGGCGCGACGGACTCGCCGGTCTTCCTCGCGGCGCTCATGCTGGTGCATCCAGGTTTCGCCAAATGGACATACGGCGCCGACCCTCGGCAGTCGCCGACCAGGGATCAGGTGCTGGATGACATTACGTTGTACTGGCTGACCAACAGCGGCGCTTCGGCAGCACGGCTCTACTGGGAGAACATGGGCCGCAGCCCGCTTTCTTCGGCCGCGCAGAAAACCACCGAGATCAAGTTGCCGGTGGCCGTCACGGTGTTTCCGGATGATGTCTACTACCCGCCGGAAAGCTGGGCAAGGCGCGCCTATGGCAACCTGATCTACTTCAACCAGGCGAAACAGGGTGGCCACTTCGCGGCCTGGGAACAGCCGCAGTTGTTTATCGAGGAACTGCGCACAGCGTTCCGATCGTTGCGCTGA
- a CDS encoding NAD(P)H-dependent flavin oxidoreductase, translating into MSNPLLSLLNIDIPIIQSPMVGVSTPRLAAAVSNAGGLGSIGIGASNVEQARAMLRETAALTDKPFNVNLFCHQPAERDPARASQWLNDLTPFFAEFGAQPPASLREIYTSFVEDPDMLQMLLQEKPAVASFHFGLPPLPAIDALKAAGIMLLCSVTSLAEARLAESAGVHALVAQGYEAGGHRGVFEPQQDTEMGTFALVRVLNAECRLPVIAAGGIMDGAGIKAVMQLGASAAQLGTAFILCPESAANGAYREALKGPRAHQTRVTSVISGRPARGMVNRNFTCLEATGRLPDYPLTYDANKALNAAASAHANTDFAVQWTGQGAPLAREMPAAALVKLLAAEMTF; encoded by the coding sequence ATGTCCAATCCTCTGCTGTCCCTGTTGAACATCGACATTCCGATCATCCAATCGCCCATGGTCGGCGTATCCACCCCAAGACTTGCGGCGGCGGTGTCCAATGCCGGTGGGCTGGGTTCCATCGGCATCGGTGCGAGCAACGTCGAACAGGCGCGGGCCATGTTGCGAGAGACGGCGGCGCTGACGGACAAGCCGTTCAACGTCAATCTGTTTTGCCACCAGCCTGCGGAGCGTGACCCTGCCCGGGCCTCGCAATGGCTGAATGACCTGACTCCGTTCTTTGCCGAGTTCGGAGCGCAGCCGCCTGCCTCGCTGCGTGAAATCTATACCTCATTCGTCGAAGACCCGGACATGCTGCAGATGCTGCTGCAGGAAAAACCGGCGGTGGCCAGCTTCCATTTTGGCTTGCCTCCGCTACCGGCGATCGACGCGCTCAAGGCTGCTGGCATCATGTTGTTGTGTTCGGTGACCAGCCTGGCCGAAGCGCGGTTGGCGGAAAGCGCCGGCGTGCATGCCTTGGTGGCTCAAGGTTACGAAGCCGGTGGACATCGCGGGGTGTTCGAGCCACAGCAGGACACTGAAATGGGCACCTTCGCGCTGGTGCGAGTGTTGAACGCCGAGTGCCGCCTGCCGGTGATTGCGGCAGGCGGCATCATGGACGGCGCAGGGATCAAGGCGGTGATGCAACTGGGGGCCAGTGCCGCACAGTTGGGAACGGCGTTTATCCTCTGCCCGGAATCTGCCGCCAATGGCGCTTACCGAGAGGCACTCAAAGGTCCGCGGGCACACCAGACCCGGGTCACCAGTGTCATTTCGGGCCGTCCCGCCCGAGGCATGGTCAATCGCAACTTCACCTGTCTTGAGGCGACTGGCAGGCTGCCGGATTATCCGCTGACCTATGACGCCAACAAGGCACTCAACGCGGCGGCCAGTGCCCACGCCAACACCGATTTTGCCGTGCAGTGGACCGGGCAGGGCGCTCCCCTGGCCCGTGAAATGCCGGCCGCGGCGCTGGTCAAGTTGCTGGCGGCGGAGATGACATTCTGA
- a CDS encoding alcohol dehydrogenase catalytic domain-containing protein → MNAISLIDKQKLELIDYNCLDIFPADGVEIDVVLSGICGTDLAVLAGREEGQTGIIRGHEAVGVIVNVGKDVTHLRAGMRVVVDPNEYCGSCEPCRSAKTHLCKGGANSGLDIAGINKHGAFAKRFITRERFVYCLPDDMNWETGVLIEPVACILNNIDQASIQAGERVLLLGSGPMSLVAQLVLRAMGVTTLATDLNTYRIEFGRSLDLDVIHPDELELRMHHQNNVDAAIDTVGNQMGTAIQFVRRGGRILLFGFDGNYHYPLPVKHFLVNAISIIAAGEYNQHFPRALRMAGMLPELGKLVTQRYELEDYSAAFDSLLNDPSVATIKSVFTPNPKYI, encoded by the coding sequence ATGAATGCGATCAGCTTAATTGATAAACAGAAACTGGAACTCATAGACTACAACTGCCTTGATATATTTCCTGCTGATGGTGTTGAAATCGACGTTGTATTATCAGGCATTTGTGGAACCGACCTGGCCGTGCTGGCAGGACGGGAAGAGGGACAAACAGGTATTATTCGTGGTCACGAAGCAGTCGGCGTGATTGTCAACGTGGGGAAGGATGTCACACACCTGCGAGCAGGAATGCGGGTGGTGGTGGATCCCAACGAATATTGCGGATCTTGTGAGCCCTGCCGCTCAGCTAAAACGCATCTCTGTAAGGGTGGCGCAAATTCTGGCCTCGATATCGCCGGCATCAACAAGCACGGCGCTTTTGCTAAACGTTTTATTACTCGCGAACGTTTTGTTTACTGCTTGCCAGACGATATGAACTGGGAAACGGGCGTACTGATTGAACCGGTTGCCTGCATCCTGAACAATATTGACCAAGCGTCCATTCAGGCAGGAGAGCGGGTATTGCTTCTAGGTTCAGGCCCAATGAGCCTGGTCGCACAGTTAGTCCTGCGCGCAATGGGAGTGACTACACTTGCCACGGATCTGAACACCTACCGTATCGAATTCGGTCGCTCACTGGATTTGGATGTCATTCATCCCGACGAGCTTGAATTACGGATGCATCATCAAAACAACGTAGATGCCGCAATAGACACCGTTGGTAATCAGATGGGCACTGCCATTCAATTTGTCCGCCGAGGCGGTAGAATCCTCCTCTTCGGATTTGATGGGAACTACCATTACCCGCTACCTGTAAAACATTTTCTCGTCAATGCCATCAGCATCATTGCTGCAGGGGAATACAATCAGCACTTTCCTCGCGCGCTACGCATGGCAGGCATGCTCCCTGAGCTTGGAAAACTGGTGACGCAGCGTTACGAATTAGAAGACTATTCGGCGGCATTCGACAGCCTGCTGAATGATCCGTCCGTCGCCACCATCAAAAGTGTTTTCACGCCAAACCCGAAGTACATATAA
- a CDS encoding dihydrofolate reductase family protein encodes MKVTVFSQISIDGKLTLGNGASSKPLFQRFNDEDMRFIHKFRGEVDAIMVGRNTIVTDDPQLTNRYETGRNPVRIIPTTSLDFPVSAKILSSPGETIIATTEQARDHQMVELIRSQGKEVLFAGATHVDFNMLFPLLEARGIKHIMVEGGGQLNWQVFNLDLVDEIILMQLPIIIGGSETTTLIDGEGYRDISMTKSFKLHAFEARTNYNLLHFKREHDRQSTY; translated from the coding sequence ATGAAAGTTACTGTATTCAGCCAGATTTCGATTGATGGAAAATTAACACTGGGCAATGGAGCCTCCAGCAAACCTCTATTTCAGCGTTTCAACGATGAAGATATGCGCTTCATCCATAAATTTCGCGGTGAGGTAGATGCCATCATGGTCGGCCGCAACACGATTGTCACCGATGACCCACAATTGACGAATCGTTATGAGACCGGGCGCAATCCTGTACGCATCATTCCTACAACATCGCTGGACTTCCCCGTCTCTGCCAAAATCTTGAGTTCTCCAGGGGAAACCATTATCGCGACCACAGAACAGGCTCGTGATCACCAAATGGTGGAACTGATCCGCTCGCAGGGGAAGGAAGTGCTTTTTGCCGGCGCAACGCACGTTGACTTCAACATGCTTTTTCCACTACTGGAAGCGCGCGGAATAAAACACATAATGGTAGAAGGCGGCGGCCAGTTAAACTGGCAGGTATTCAATCTCGATCTGGTTGATGAAATTATCCTCATGCAATTGCCCATCATCATTGGCGGCTCAGAGACGACCACGCTCATTGATGGAGAGGGATATCGAGATATTTCAATGACCAAATCATTCAAGCTACATGCCTTTGAGGCACGCACCAATTACAATTTATTGCACTTCAAGCGCGAACATGACCGTCAGAGCACGTATTAA
- a CDS encoding HAD family hydrolase produces the protein MLAIKAVIFDMDGVLIDSEPLYMEQERHSCARHGVLLDKTKLSRFVGTTQRYMWSAIKNEYGLTEPLNCLMAQHQRQVIHAMSSESLSPMPGTQTLITTLKQAGISCAVASSSPSELVEVILHGTKLRRFFNDVICGDDVTQSKPDPEIFLLAAKRLGIAPGSCLVIEDSTHGISAAKAANMFCIGLLNPNSGQQDLSAADLCVHNHDEIRQWLMKNKQL, from the coding sequence ATGCTAGCAATTAAAGCAGTCATCTTCGATATGGATGGAGTTCTGATTGACAGTGAACCTCTCTATATGGAGCAGGAAAGGCATTCTTGCGCACGTCACGGCGTACTGCTTGACAAGACAAAACTGTCACGTTTTGTGGGAACCACGCAACGTTATATGTGGAGCGCCATTAAAAATGAATATGGACTCACCGAGCCCCTGAATTGTCTTATGGCACAGCATCAACGGCAGGTGATTCATGCGATGTCTTCCGAATCACTTTCACCTATGCCTGGCACACAAACACTCATCACCACATTAAAACAGGCCGGAATATCCTGTGCAGTCGCATCGTCGTCGCCCAGCGAGCTCGTTGAGGTGATTTTGCATGGAACGAAGCTGCGTCGATTTTTTAATGACGTCATCTGTGGTGATGATGTTACACAGAGCAAGCCTGACCCTGAAATTTTTCTCTTGGCAGCTAAGCGACTAGGTATCGCTCCCGGCTCGTGTCTGGTGATTGAGGATTCAACACATGGTATTTCCGCTGCAAAGGCGGCCAATATGTTTTGTATCGGTCTGCTTAACCCCAACTCAGGACAGCAGGATCTGAGCGCGGCGGATCTTTGCGTTCACAATCATGATGAAATCAGGCAGTGGCTAATGAAAAATAAACAACTATGA
- a CDS encoding DUF1349 domain-containing protein: MKKFDTSELIWINPPEHSSITDQEIVINTSPDTDFWRGTYYGLEYDNAPGIVLASDERFWTIKAKVAFNSKVHFDQCGLFIYQDENHWMKSGIEYQSNCYQQLFSVVTNNGFSDWSMTNLDRVTQTMYYRLSRRGSDFLLENSADGLHFSMMRMFHMFHAQDCVRFGFFASSPGDSSFAARFSEIEWTECLWKEHGASRF, encoded by the coding sequence ATGAAAAAATTCGACACATCGGAATTAATCTGGATTAATCCCCCTGAACACTCATCCATTACCGATCAAGAAATCGTGATTAATACCTCGCCGGATACTGACTTCTGGCGAGGAACCTATTATGGCCTTGAGTACGACAATGCGCCCGGCATTGTTCTTGCCAGCGACGAACGATTCTGGACGATCAAAGCCAAGGTAGCTTTTAATTCAAAGGTTCACTTTGATCAGTGCGGCCTGTTTATTTATCAGGATGAAAACCATTGGATGAAAAGCGGCATTGAATATCAGAGCAATTGCTATCAGCAGCTTTTTTCTGTTGTGACAAATAACGGTTTTTCTGATTGGTCCATGACAAATCTTGATCGGGTGACACAAACAATGTATTACCGATTGAGCCGTAGGGGCAGCGACTTTTTGCTTGAGAATTCCGCTGATGGATTACATTTTAGCATGATGCGTATGTTCCATATGTTTCATGCACAAGACTGTGTTCGGTTCGGATTCTTCGCCAGCAGCCCAGGCGACTCCTCGTTTGCCGCGCGCTTTTCGGAGATTGAATGGACGGAATGCCTCTGGAAAGAGCACGGCGCATCTCGTTTCTGA
- a CDS encoding MOSC domain-containing protein, whose translation MTLTSNIDHVFAGGLGVLKPEGQCTGIFKRRVSGPARVELNGIVGDQHGDTRVHGGPEKAVHQYAAQHYEQLAQVFAHSAPELIPGSLGENVSARLLSEHNVHIGDVFQMGSAVLQVSQPRSPCWKINHRFDAERMSMYVAKERITGWYYRVIQPGFIEAGDRIELLDRHSERFSIDEFWKVQLSHRPIIDDLLALAATHGLADDWQRRLSERAKWLRKALRTENTAQPQAR comes from the coding sequence ATGACACTGACTTCAAACATTGACCATGTCTTTGCTGGCGGCCTTGGGGTGTTGAAACCCGAGGGGCAATGCACGGGCATTTTCAAACGGAGAGTTTCAGGCCCGGCTCGCGTGGAGCTGAACGGGATTGTCGGTGACCAACACGGCGATACCCGGGTGCATGGTGGGCCGGAAAAGGCGGTGCATCAGTATGCGGCGCAGCACTATGAACAATTGGCGCAAGTGTTCGCGCACAGTGCCCCGGAGCTGATTCCCGGCAGTCTGGGGGAGAATGTGTCAGCACGCCTGCTCTCTGAACACAACGTGCATATCGGCGATGTGTTCCAGATGGGCAGTGCGGTGTTACAGGTCTCTCAGCCGCGCAGTCCGTGCTGGAAAATCAATCACCGCTTTGATGCCGAGCGGATGTCGATGTACGTCGCCAAAGAGCGGATCACCGGTTGGTATTATCGGGTCATCCAGCCGGGATTCATTGAAGCGGGGGACAGGATTGAGCTGCTGGATCGGCACTCCGAGCGCTTTTCCATCGACGAGTTCTGGAAGGTGCAGTTGTCGCATCGGCCGATAATCGATGATCTGCTGGCGCTGGCGGCGACTCATGGCTTGGCTGACGACTGGCAGCGGCGGCTGTCGGAACGGGCAAAGTGGCTGCGAAAAGCGCTCAGGACTGAGAATACTGCTCAGCCCCAAGCGAGATAA
- a CDS encoding LysR family transcriptional regulator: MEMRQLKIFCAVAELGSFTAAAVHVNTVQSNVTMRVKELEAELNRDLFIRKKSGVVLTSAGETFLGYARRILQLTEESRSALMDTGSPTGLLRLGSMETTAAIRLPQVLTKYREKFPDVQLSLLTGTTVELIKAIEAHRLDGAFVGGFHQNSALAQEEVFQEELVLVSSNHFESLAALIDKMPQQTVLVFRTGCFYRSTLENWFYQVGLVPNQIMELGTLDGILSCVAAGMGVTLLPKAIAENCSVRHGIRCHALPPEFAKVSTVFIRRNDSMITSAMSAFVGMAQEQIARPASL; this comes from the coding sequence ATGGAAATGCGCCAGCTGAAGATTTTCTGCGCGGTGGCCGAGTTGGGCAGTTTCACCGCTGCAGCGGTCCACGTGAACACCGTGCAGTCCAATGTCACCATGCGGGTGAAGGAGCTGGAAGCCGAGCTCAACCGCGATCTGTTCATCCGCAAGAAGTCCGGGGTCGTGTTGACCTCGGCGGGCGAAACCTTCCTCGGTTACGCACGGCGTATCCTGCAACTCACGGAAGAGAGCCGCAGCGCCTTGATGGACACCGGCAGCCCGACAGGTTTGCTGCGGTTGGGCTCGATGGAAACCACGGCCGCGATTCGCTTGCCCCAGGTGCTGACCAAGTACCGCGAAAAATTTCCCGACGTGCAGCTGTCGCTCCTCACCGGTACCACGGTCGAGCTGATCAAGGCGATTGAAGCGCATCGACTCGACGGCGCCTTCGTTGGCGGGTTTCACCAGAATTCGGCGCTGGCGCAGGAAGAGGTTTTCCAGGAAGAACTGGTGCTGGTCAGCAGCAATCATTTCGAATCGCTGGCCGCGCTCATCGATAAAATGCCCCAGCAAACCGTGCTCGTATTCCGCACGGGCTGCTTCTATCGCTCGACCCTGGAAAACTGGTTCTACCAGGTCGGGCTGGTGCCTAACCAGATCATGGAACTGGGCACGCTCGACGGTATCCTGTCCTGCGTCGCCGCGGGCATGGGCGTGACCTTGCTGCCCAAGGCCATCGCCGAGAACTGCAGTGTGCGCCACGGCATTCGCTGCCATGCATTACCGCCGGAGTTTGCCAAGGTTTCAACGGTGTTCATCCGCAGGAACGATTCGATGATCACCTCGGCCATGAGTGCGTTCGTTGGGATGGCACAGGAACAGATTGCCCGGCCGGCTAGCTTGTAG